The following are encoded together in the Streptomyces sp. NBC_00358 genome:
- a CDS encoding SUKH-4 family immunity protein → MVTFAQAQERAEEWINGDVPGYQHREVRVREFELGFVVWAEDRAEGPRSDGGAQRLVIARDSGEATLWPALPVGEVIRRYEEEYGVPDGSPEPAPAPAARVDLNQTSFLLSPPEWLQEAADRMGIPDRRTGAGSSASDGAGSRAVAASGSDGSVNGALGGGSSPSDAPGDSGAHGLPSAPGGQAAFPAGAPGSPSSAYSAPPTTPGVPSAPGGVTQWPAAATDDEVPGPRDARPDVPADATPWAGTDTNADPGDDRSVPLPATVFAPPLADVDDSRTPPPAAADAMTAMMSGGSQLPRTTMSPVADAPNPPAPAGSSPGQGLPGGPPPSQGPGARQGTPPPGVSAYGYPQGPGAGPAAPPPGAPVSGGPQGMPPGAPAYGFPQGPGTPPPGAPPAPGAVGSPPPAAPSRPLPPNAGDIADAATSKAQAPPRGARGGGASAPHPPSAPGAPGARPGSAPPPPGPGAPAGGYVPTQLVSQLGPDGPEGAPGAPQPPGATPPGGGVHHAATMLAGPAVGGPGAPQPPGAPGTPWQQGPPGGPNPPGATPPGGAHHAATMLAGPPAGGPGAPQPPGAPGVPQPPGGTPPGEVHHAATMFAGAPVGGPGAPQPPQAPGMPPGAPQPLPGQQPMPGGPVPGQQPPAYGYPQAGQPTVGPGYQAVLRYRAHDGSEQQLIRRSAPGTPHPEWQILHELRAMNVPPQQVLELHTELESCELPGAYCARMIRETFPQARITSIAPYGTDHASRQQGMHQLLAHQGELHQVADGPARPAPVRVPIPPVQPAPPIPPEAIGQELAAAFGPGMFRFDHAAVSRQGVPPIVAHTLVVAGLPVDMGPFFWAQAQPGRPVPTLAELAQERGVAASQDAGSYLVMGSDFGKAICVQYGTANIVAVPVEAGPGGAPVPPQFVNTGLPEFARCLALLGRMWRLRFGLNQEQAGRWTVDFQAQLASLDPAALASPESWWSVLLEEMWDGLL, encoded by the coding sequence ATGGTGACCTTTGCGCAGGCGCAGGAGCGCGCCGAGGAGTGGATCAACGGGGATGTGCCCGGGTACCAGCACCGTGAGGTGCGGGTGCGCGAGTTCGAACTCGGTTTTGTCGTATGGGCCGAGGATCGTGCCGAGGGGCCGCGTTCCGACGGTGGCGCGCAGCGGCTCGTCATCGCGCGGGACAGCGGGGAGGCCACGCTGTGGCCCGCGCTGCCGGTGGGTGAGGTCATCCGGCGGTACGAGGAGGAGTACGGGGTGCCCGACGGGTCCCCGGAACCGGCGCCGGCGCCCGCGGCCCGGGTCGATCTGAATCAGACGTCGTTCCTGCTCAGCCCCCCGGAGTGGCTGCAGGAGGCGGCGGACAGGATGGGCATTCCGGACCGGCGCACGGGGGCGGGATCGTCCGCCTCCGACGGCGCGGGGTCGCGTGCGGTCGCGGCCTCCGGGTCGGACGGGTCCGTGAACGGGGCTCTCGGAGGCGGGAGTTCGCCTTCGGATGCACCGGGAGACTCCGGGGCGCACGGACTGCCGTCCGCGCCGGGCGGGCAGGCCGCTTTCCCGGCCGGGGCGCCGGGTTCGCCGTCCTCGGCCTATTCCGCTCCTCCCACCACGCCGGGTGTGCCGTCGGCTCCCGGTGGGGTCACGCAGTGGCCTGCCGCCGCGACCGACGACGAGGTTCCCGGTCCGCGGGACGCGAGGCCCGACGTTCCCGCCGACGCGACCCCGTGGGCGGGGACGGACACCAACGCCGATCCCGGGGACGACCGTTCCGTGCCGCTGCCGGCGACCGTGTTCGCGCCGCCGCTGGCCGATGTCGACGACTCCCGCACGCCGCCGCCCGCCGCTGCGGACGCCATGACCGCGATGATGTCCGGGGGCAGCCAACTCCCGCGTACGACCATGTCACCCGTGGCCGACGCCCCGAACCCCCCTGCGCCGGCCGGTTCTTCACCTGGCCAGGGGCTGCCCGGCGGTCCGCCGCCCTCGCAGGGACCCGGTGCTCGGCAGGGCACCCCGCCGCCCGGCGTTTCCGCGTACGGCTATCCGCAGGGTCCGGGAGCGGGTCCTGCCGCGCCCCCGCCCGGTGCGCCGGTCTCCGGCGGTCCGCAGGGGATGCCGCCGGGCGCGCCCGCGTACGGCTTCCCCCAGGGGCCGGGCACACCGCCGCCCGGCGCCCCGCCCGCTCCGGGTGCCGTCGGTTCGCCGCCGCCCGCCGCGCCGTCGCGGCCGTTGCCCCCGAACGCCGGTGACATCGCGGACGCCGCGACCAGCAAGGCGCAGGCGCCGCCCCGTGGGGCGCGCGGGGGCGGGGCGAGCGCTCCGCATCCGCCGAGCGCCCCCGGGGCGCCGGGCGCGCGCCCGGGCAGCGCGCCTCCGCCGCCCGGTCCGGGCGCGCCCGCGGGCGGGTATGTGCCGACGCAGCTTGTCTCCCAGCTCGGGCCGGACGGGCCCGAGGGAGCCCCGGGGGCGCCCCAGCCGCCCGGCGCCACGCCTCCGGGCGGTGGAGTCCATCACGCCGCGACGATGCTCGCGGGGCCCGCGGTGGGCGGCCCCGGCGCGCCGCAGCCGCCGGGTGCCCCCGGCACGCCCTGGCAGCAGGGCCCTCCCGGTGGGCCGAACCCGCCGGGCGCCACGCCTCCGGGCGGAGCGCACCATGCCGCGACGATGCTGGCCGGGCCTCCGGCGGGTGGACCGGGCGCGCCGCAGCCGCCGGGTGCCCCGGGTGTGCCGCAGCCTCCCGGGGGGACGCCCCCCGGCGAGGTGCACCACGCCGCGACCATGTTCGCGGGGGCTCCCGTCGGCGGTCCCGGCGCTCCGCAGCCTCCGCAGGCCCCCGGTATGCCGCCGGGTGCCCCTCAGCCGCTGCCCGGACAGCAGCCCATGCCCGGAGGGCCCGTGCCGGGGCAGCAGCCGCCGGCGTACGGGTATCCGCAGGCGGGGCAGCCGACCGTCGGGCCCGGCTATCAGGCCGTACTGCGGTACCGGGCGCACGACGGGTCGGAGCAGCAGCTGATCCGGCGGTCCGCGCCCGGTACCCCGCATCCGGAGTGGCAGATCCTGCACGAACTGCGCGCGATGAACGTGCCGCCGCAGCAAGTGCTCGAACTGCACACGGAGTTGGAGTCCTGTGAGCTGCCGGGCGCGTACTGCGCGCGGATGATCAGGGAGACCTTCCCGCAGGCGCGGATCACGAGCATCGCGCCGTACGGTACGGACCACGCGAGCCGGCAACAGGGGATGCACCAACTCCTGGCACATCAAGGTGAGTTGCATCAGGTCGCGGACGGGCCGGCGCGTCCGGCGCCGGTACGGGTTCCGATTCCGCCGGTGCAGCCCGCGCCGCCGATCCCGCCGGAGGCGATCGGGCAGGAGCTGGCGGCGGCGTTCGGGCCGGGGATGTTCCGGTTCGACCACGCGGCCGTGTCCCGGCAGGGTGTGCCGCCCATCGTGGCGCACACCCTGGTCGTGGCCGGGCTGCCGGTCGACATGGGGCCGTTCTTCTGGGCGCAGGCCCAGCCGGGCCGTCCGGTGCCGACGCTCGCCGAACTGGCTCAGGAGCGCGGGGTGGCGGCGTCCCAGGACGCGGGCTCGTACCTCGTCATGGGCAGCGACTTCGGCAAGGCGATCTGCGTCCAGTACGGCACGGCGAACATCGTCGCCGTGCCGGTGGAGGCCGGTCCCGGAGGTGCGCCGGTGCCGCCGCAGTTCGTGAACACCGGTCTGCCCGAGTTCGCGCGCTGCCTGGCCCTGCTCGGCCGGATGTGGCGGCTGCGGTTCGGTCTCAACCAGGAGCAGGCGGGCCGCTGGACCGTCGACTTCCAGGCGCAGCTCGCCTCGCTCGACCCGGCGGCACTCGCCTCCCCGGAGAGCTGGTGGTCGGTCCTGCTGGAGGAGATGTGGGACGGACTGCTCTAG
- a CDS encoding cellulose-binding protein: protein MSSAPMSPHGFVAVRGRGYRPEQVDGYAAALSRDRDAAWERAARLTVLAKDMEAEAERLREAVTRLAPQTYEELGERARRIFQLGEEEAEALRADARREGRSEVEEAEAAGREVREAAQAYADELRGEAEEWALQRLLGARAEADEVRVSARRDVKENRGQVLAVLREVRGRTEVLASEQEAEHTERWAEFERVAAERRAALEAHHLERAARAEESLALATRALAEVKESDRHRQEDAAARAAELLAEARLLEERIARETERVLREHGERWDDVRAHMDHVRSSLTSLTGHAPAE from the coding sequence ATGAGCAGCGCACCGATGTCGCCGCACGGCTTCGTGGCTGTACGGGGACGCGGCTACCGTCCCGAACAGGTCGACGGGTACGCCGCGGCGCTCTCCCGGGACCGGGACGCCGCGTGGGAGCGGGCCGCCCGCCTCACCGTGCTGGCGAAGGACATGGAGGCCGAGGCCGAGCGGTTGCGGGAGGCCGTGACACGGCTCGCCCCGCAGACGTACGAGGAGCTCGGCGAGCGGGCGCGGCGGATCTTCCAGCTCGGCGAGGAGGAGGCCGAGGCGCTGCGGGCGGACGCGCGGCGCGAAGGCCGGTCGGAGGTCGAGGAGGCCGAGGCGGCGGGACGCGAGGTGCGGGAGGCCGCGCAGGCGTACGCCGACGAGCTGCGCGGCGAGGCGGAGGAGTGGGCTCTGCAGCGGCTGCTCGGCGCGCGGGCCGAGGCCGACGAGGTACGTGTCTCCGCGCGGCGGGACGTCAAGGAGAACCGGGGGCAGGTACTGGCCGTGCTGCGTGAGGTGCGCGGGCGGACGGAGGTCCTGGCGAGCGAGCAGGAAGCCGAGCACACGGAACGGTGGGCCGAGTTCGAGCGGGTCGCCGCCGAGCGCCGAGCCGCGCTGGAGGCGCACCACCTCGAACGCGCGGCGCGCGCCGAGGAGTCGCTGGCCCTGGCCACGCGGGCCCTCGCCGAGGTGAAGGAGTCGGACCGGCACCGGCAGGAGGACGCGGCGGCGCGGGCCGCCGAACTGCTCGCCGAGGCCCGGCTCCTGGAGGAGCGGATCGCCCGGGAGACCGAGCGGGTGCTGCGTGAGCACGGGGAGCGCTGGGACGACGTACGGGCCCACATGGACCACGTACGGAGCAGCCTCACGTCCCTCACGGGGCATGCCCCGGCGGAGTAG
- a CDS encoding sodium/solute symporter — protein MTGFTSSAQAMSLVAFTAVATVTLLLCVMTGPDRDDLDEFYTGYGSLSPMRNGLAIAGDYISAASVLGTGGVIALAGYDGVVLALSTALSLMLLMFLLAEPLRNAGRFTMGDALARRTPGRAVRNTACAVTIVALLPLMLVQLAGAGDLLAFILGFSNDSLKTGCVVGLGILMISYAAIGGMKGTALIQILKIVMLLGSGTVVAVLVLRRFDWDPGTLLAAAAGNSGVGDAFLRSGLQFAGGASPRVDMITSELTVVLGGACLPHITMRMYTADSARQVRRSLSWAVPCVALFVLIVSVIGFGATAMIGRASIAAADPQGNTAYLLGSRAVFGTSVSTAETLLFTTVTTAIFLTLLASVAGMILACANSLAHDVFAHSRLFRGRRHDDELSPRREMLLARVSALTVGAPAILLATLAQHRSLQPLVTLSFCIGASAIAPALVYSLFWRRYTRTGLLATLIGGTLTVLALMPGTNLVSGSPTAAFPDADLNWFPFTTTGIVSIPLGFAYGWLGTVASGRRKAEEQRRQYEAVEGWILAGAIRRGR, from the coding sequence ATGACGGGGTTCACCAGTTCCGCGCAGGCGATGTCACTGGTGGCGTTCACGGCCGTCGCCACGGTCACCCTGCTGCTGTGCGTGATGACCGGCCCGGACCGCGACGACCTGGACGAGTTCTACACCGGCTACGGATCGCTCTCGCCGATGCGCAACGGCCTCGCCATCGCCGGGGACTACATCTCCGCGGCGTCCGTGCTCGGCACCGGTGGCGTCATCGCGCTGGCCGGCTACGACGGAGTCGTCCTCGCCCTGAGCACGGCCCTGTCCCTGATGCTGCTGATGTTCCTGCTGGCCGAACCGCTGCGCAACGCGGGCCGGTTCACCATGGGCGACGCGCTCGCGCGCCGGACGCCGGGCCGGGCCGTCCGCAACACGGCCTGCGCGGTGACCATCGTGGCGCTGCTGCCGCTGATGCTGGTCCAACTGGCGGGCGCGGGCGACCTGCTGGCGTTCATCCTCGGCTTCTCCAACGACTCCCTCAAGACCGGCTGCGTCGTCGGCCTCGGCATCCTGATGATCAGCTACGCGGCGATCGGCGGCATGAAGGGCACCGCCCTCATCCAGATCCTGAAGATCGTGATGCTGCTCGGCTCGGGCACGGTGGTCGCCGTACTCGTCCTGCGGCGCTTCGACTGGGACCCCGGCACGCTGCTGGCCGCCGCCGCCGGGAACAGTGGCGTGGGCGACGCCTTCCTGCGCTCCGGCCTGCAGTTCGCGGGCGGCGCCAGCCCCCGGGTGGACATGATCACCTCGGAGCTGACGGTCGTCCTCGGCGGTGCCTGCCTTCCCCACATCACCATGCGCATGTACACCGCCGACAGCGCCCGTCAGGTGCGCCGGTCGCTGTCCTGGGCGGTGCCGTGCGTGGCCCTGTTCGTGCTGATCGTCAGCGTCATCGGCTTCGGCGCCACGGCCATGATCGGCCGCGCCTCGATCGCGGCGGCCGATCCGCAGGGCAACACCGCCTATCTGCTGGGCTCCAGGGCCGTGTTCGGCACGTCGGTGTCCACCGCCGAGACCCTCCTGTTCACCACCGTGACGACAGCGATCTTCCTGACCCTGCTCGCGTCCGTCGCCGGGATGATCCTGGCCTGCGCCAACTCCCTCGCCCACGACGTGTTCGCGCACAGCCGGCTCTTCCGGGGCCGCCGTCACGACGACGAACTCTCCCCGCGCCGCGAGATGCTGCTCGCCCGTGTCTCGGCACTCACGGTGGGGGCACCGGCCATCCTGCTCGCCACCCTCGCCCAGCACCGCAGCCTTCAGCCGCTGGTCACCCTGTCCTTCTGCATCGGCGCCTCCGCCATCGCGCCCGCGCTGGTCTACAGCCTCTTCTGGCGCCGGTACACGCGCACCGGCCTCCTCGCCACCCTCATCGGCGGCACCCTCACCGTCCTCGCGCTGATGCCCGGCACCAACCTCGTCTCCGGCTCCCCCACCGCCGCGTTCCCGGACGCCGACCTCAACTGGTTCCCGTTCACCACGACCGGCATCGTGTCGATCCCGCTGGGGTTCGCCTACGGGTGGCTCGGAACGGTCGCCTCGGGCCGCCGCAAGGCGGAGGAGCAGCGGCGTCAGTACGAGGCGGTGGAGGGGTGGATTCTGGCGGGGGCGATACGGAGGGGGCGGTGA
- a CDS encoding DUF485 domain-containing protein, with the protein MTYPWQPQPRPAEPPRPRRPRHQPLGQHSDIRLLRGAYRRQRRVATLTALGYFTLFLILSAFAPSLMSSTVSGGLSTGLLLGLLQVPVTCLAIGLYEHSARRRVDPIADRLRKQSELDAKREAAR; encoded by the coding sequence CTGACCTACCCCTGGCAACCACAGCCCCGGCCCGCCGAGCCCCCGCGGCCGCGGAGGCCGCGCCACCAGCCGCTCGGGCAGCACAGCGACATCCGGCTGCTGCGCGGCGCCTACCGCCGGCAGCGGCGCGTCGCGACCCTCACCGCGCTCGGCTACTTCACCCTCTTCCTCATCCTGTCGGCCTTCGCGCCGTCCCTGATGTCGAGCACGGTGTCCGGCGGACTGTCGACCGGCCTGCTGCTCGGCCTGCTCCAGGTCCCCGTCACCTGCCTGGCCATCGGGCTGTACGAGCACTCCGCGCGCCGGCGGGTCGACCCCATCGCGGACCGGCTCCGCAAGCAGAGCGAACTGGACGCGAAGCGGGAGGCGGCACGATGA
- a CDS encoding ABC transporter ATP-binding protein produces the protein MTSAVSIPRHEGTGGRTAVAARARQVVKAYGSGETRVVALDQVDVDIARGRFTAIMGPSGSGKSTLMHCLAGLDTVTSGQIFLDETEITGLKDKKLTQLRRDRIGFIFQAFNLLPTLNALENITLPMDIAGRKPDKRWLDQVVETVGLADRLKHRPNQLSGGQQQRVAVARALAARPEIIFGDEPTGNLDSRAGAEVLGFLRRSVDDLGQTIVMVTHDPVAASYADRVLYLADGRIVDEMHQPTADQVLDRMKDFDSRGRTS, from the coding sequence GTGACATCGGCTGTAAGCATTCCCAGGCACGAGGGCACTGGAGGGCGTACGGCCGTCGCCGCGCGGGCACGGCAGGTCGTCAAGGCGTACGGGTCCGGGGAGACCCGCGTCGTCGCCCTCGACCAGGTCGACGTGGACATCGCGCGGGGCCGGTTCACCGCGATCATGGGCCCCTCGGGGTCCGGCAAATCCACCCTGATGCACTGCCTCGCCGGGCTCGACACCGTGACCTCCGGCCAGATCTTCCTCGACGAGACCGAGATCACCGGGCTCAAGGACAAGAAGCTGACGCAACTGCGCCGGGACCGGATCGGCTTCATCTTCCAGGCCTTCAACCTGCTGCCGACGCTGAACGCCCTGGAGAACATCACGCTCCCGATGGACATCGCGGGCCGCAAGCCCGACAAGCGCTGGCTGGACCAGGTCGTGGAGACCGTCGGGCTCGCCGACCGGCTCAAGCACCGCCCCAACCAGCTCTCCGGCGGCCAGCAGCAGCGGGTCGCGGTGGCACGGGCGCTGGCGGCCCGGCCCGAGATCATCTTCGGCGACGAGCCGACCGGGAACCTCGACTCCCGTGCCGGCGCCGAGGTGCTGGGCTTCCTGCGGCGCTCGGTGGACGACCTGGGCCAGACCATCGTGATGGTCACGCACGACCCGGTGGCGGCCTCGTACGCGGACCGCGTGCTGTATCTCGCCGACGGCCGGATCGTCGACGAGATGCACCAGCCGACGGCCGACCAGGTCCTGGACCGCATGAAGGACTTCGACTCCCGCGGGCGGACGTCATGA
- a CDS encoding ABC transporter permease, which yields MTVLKTSMRNFFAHKGRMALSAVAVLLSVAFVCGTLVFTDTMNTTFDKLFAATSSDVTVLPKAAKNDDTPQNGKPESVPASVLASTKRADGVKSAEGAVSSLNVTVVDSHNDNMGSTTGAPTIAGNWTRNDLRSTEITSGRAPRGPTEVMVDVDTAHKHHLTMGDELRTIAVTGDFKARIVGIATFKVTNPGAAVVWFDTATAQRELLGSTGRFTQINVTAAPGVSDAHLKRNVSAALHGSYKIQTQKENSDENRQGVGQFMNVIKYAMLGFAGIAFLVGIFLIINTFSMLVAQRTREIGLMRAIGSSRKQVNRSVLVEALLLGVVGSVLGVASGVGLAVGLMKLMSSMGMDLSTRDLTVKAATPVIGMVLGVVVTVLAAYLPARRAGKVSPMAALRDAGTPADGKAGLVRGLIGLALTGAGAFALYSAATADKASDGSLVLGAGIVLTLIGFVIVGPLLAGGVVRVISAVLLRMFGPVGRLAERNALRNPRRTGATGAALMIGLALVACLSVVGSSMVASATDELDKSVGADFIVQGQQRIVPQAEQAMEKTPGLAHVTRYKDIEATVTSPDGKADDSGITAADPSYAQDLRRKTTAGDLSAAYGKNAMSVGSKYAEKHGVRVGDTLSVAFKGGATAKLKVAAITDDDVAIDHEVRYTSIETMERYLPASRIPPNEIMFAKAEPGHEKQAYAALKKSLHPYPQYQVRDQTDYKQELKDQVGQLLNMVYGLLGLAIVVAILGVVNTLALSVVERTREIGLMRAIGLSRRQLRRMIRLESVVIALFGALLGLGLGMSWGATAQKLLALEGLKVLEIPWPTIIGVFIGSAFVGLFAALIPAFRAGRMNVLNAIATD from the coding sequence ATGACCGTCCTCAAGACCTCGATGCGCAACTTCTTCGCGCACAAGGGGCGCATGGCGCTGTCCGCCGTGGCGGTCCTGCTGTCGGTGGCCTTCGTCTGCGGCACGCTCGTGTTCACCGACACGATGAACACGACGTTCGACAAACTCTTCGCGGCCACCTCCTCGGACGTGACGGTGCTGCCGAAGGCCGCCAAGAACGACGACACCCCGCAGAACGGCAAGCCCGAGTCGGTGCCGGCCTCCGTGCTGGCGAGCACGAAGCGGGCGGACGGCGTCAAGTCCGCCGAGGGTGCGGTCAGTTCCCTGAACGTGACCGTCGTCGACAGCCACAACGACAACATGGGCTCCACCACCGGAGCCCCGACCATCGCCGGCAACTGGACGCGCAACGACCTCCGTTCCACGGAGATCACCTCCGGCCGCGCCCCGCGCGGACCCACCGAGGTGATGGTCGACGTCGACACCGCCCACAAGCACCACCTCACGATGGGCGACGAGCTGCGCACCATCGCGGTCACCGGTGACTTCAAGGCGCGGATCGTCGGGATCGCCACCTTCAAGGTCACCAACCCCGGTGCCGCCGTCGTCTGGTTCGACACCGCCACCGCCCAGCGCGAACTGCTCGGCTCCACCGGCCGGTTCACCCAGATCAACGTCACCGCCGCGCCGGGCGTCTCCGACGCGCACCTCAAGCGGAACGTCTCCGCCGCGCTCCACGGGTCGTACAAGATCCAGACGCAGAAGGAGAACTCCGACGAGAACCGCCAGGGCGTCGGCCAGTTCATGAACGTCATCAAGTACGCCATGCTCGGCTTCGCCGGGATCGCGTTCCTGGTCGGCATCTTCCTGATCATCAACACCTTCTCGATGCTGGTCGCCCAGCGGACCCGCGAGATCGGCCTGATGCGCGCCATCGGCTCCTCCCGCAAGCAGGTCAACCGCTCGGTGCTGGTCGAGGCGCTGCTCCTCGGCGTCGTCGGCTCGGTCCTCGGCGTCGCCTCGGGTGTCGGCCTCGCGGTCGGCCTGATGAAGCTCATGTCGTCCATGGGCATGGACCTCTCCACCCGTGACCTGACCGTCAAGGCGGCCACCCCGGTCATCGGCATGGTCCTCGGCGTCGTCGTCACCGTCCTGGCCGCCTATCTGCCGGCCCGGCGAGCCGGGAAGGTCTCCCCGATGGCCGCCCTGCGTGACGCCGGGACCCCGGCGGACGGCAAGGCGGGTCTCGTCCGCGGTCTGATCGGTCTGGCCCTGACGGGCGCCGGAGCGTTCGCGCTCTACTCGGCGGCCACCGCCGACAAGGCCAGTGACGGCTCGCTGGTCCTGGGCGCGGGGATCGTCCTCACCCTGATCGGCTTCGTGATCGTCGGCCCGCTGCTGGCGGGCGGTGTGGTCCGGGTGATCAGCGCCGTGCTGCTGCGGATGTTCGGACCCGTCGGCCGGCTCGCCGAACGCAACGCGCTGCGCAACCCGCGCCGCACCGGCGCCACCGGCGCGGCCCTGATGATCGGCCTGGCGCTGGTCGCCTGCCTGTCGGTGGTCGGCTCCTCCATGGTGGCCTCGGCGACCGACGAGCTCGACAAGTCGGTCGGCGCGGACTTCATCGTCCAGGGCCAGCAGCGGATCGTCCCGCAGGCCGAGCAGGCCATGGAGAAGACCCCGGGCCTGGCGCACGTCACCCGCTACAAGGACATCGAGGCGACGGTGACCTCGCCGGACGGCAAGGCCGACGACTCCGGGATCACCGCGGCCGACCCGTCCTACGCCCAGGACCTGCGGCGCAAGACGACCGCCGGTGACCTGTCGGCGGCCTACGGCAAGAACGCCATGTCGGTGGGCTCGAAGTACGCCGAGAAGCACGGTGTGCGGGTCGGCGACACCCTGAGCGTCGCCTTCAAGGGCGGTGCCACGGCGAAGCTCAAGGTCGCGGCCATCACGGACGACGACGTCGCCATCGACCACGAGGTCCGCTACACCTCCATCGAGACGATGGAGAGGTACCTGCCCGCGAGCAGGATCCCGCCGAACGAGATCATGTTCGCCAAGGCCGAGCCCGGCCACGAGAAGCAGGCGTACGCGGCCCTGAAGAAGTCCCTGCATCCGTACCCGCAGTACCAGGTCCGCGACCAGACGGACTACAAGCAGGAACTGAAGGACCAGGTCGGCCAGCTCCTGAACATGGTCTACGGCCTGCTGGGTCTGGCGATCGTGGTGGCCATCCTCGGTGTGGTGAACACCCTGGCCCTGTCGGTCGTCGAGCGCACCCGAGAGATCGGCCTGATGCGTGCCATCGGACTCTCCCGCCGCCAGTTGCGCCGCATGATCCGCCTGGAGTCGGTCGTCATCGCCCTCTTCGGCGCTCTGCTCGGCCTGGGGCTCGGGATGAGCTGGGGGGCCACCGCCCAGAAGCTCCTCGCCCTGGAGGGCCTGAAGGTTCTGGAGATCCCCTGGCCGACCATCATCGGGGTCTTCATCGGCTCGGCCTTCGTGGGCCTGTTCGCCGCCCTGATCCCGGCGTTCCGGGCGGGCCGGATGAACGTACTGAACGCGATCGCCACCGACTAG